In the Chitinophagales bacterium genome, one interval contains:
- a CDS encoding copper homeostasis protein CutC → MHQNKLIFEVCANGLQSAINAQMAGASRIELCENLEVGGLTPAKEVIRESLRIVHIPVHVLIRPREGDFCYTGEEFNHMKESISFCKSVKAAGVVFGILTREMAIDEKRCAELIALAKPLSVTFHRAFDVVKEPLRALEILAQLGYRRVLTSGQQENALKGADLISKLVKHADGRISILAGGGITEKNIADLVKRSGTIEFHFSAKQLMADGGYVSDLYRIRNIINLALNTWQLLSNDK, encoded by the coding sequence ATGCATCAAAATAAATTAATCTTTGAAGTTTGCGCCAACGGCCTCCAATCAGCTATTAATGCACAGATGGCCGGCGCCAGCCGTATTGAATTGTGTGAAAATCTCGAGGTAGGCGGACTTACACCGGCAAAAGAAGTTATCCGAGAAAGCCTGCGTATTGTTCATATTCCGGTACATGTGCTGATTCGTCCGCGGGAAGGAGATTTCTGCTATACGGGAGAGGAATTCAATCACATGAAAGAATCCATCAGCTTCTGTAAAAGTGTAAAGGCAGCCGGCGTAGTGTTCGGTATATTGACACGTGAAATGGCAATTGATGAAAAACGTTGCGCTGAATTGATTGCATTAGCAAAACCACTGTCTGTAACTTTTCATCGTGCGTTCGACGTGGTAAAAGAACCACTCCGTGCTTTGGAAATCCTCGCACAACTTGGATACAGGCGAGTACTTACTTCCGGTCAGCAGGAAAATGCACTCAAAGGTGCTGACCTTATAAGTAAACTTGTGAAGCATGCAGATGGAAGGATTTCGATACTTGCCGGTGGCGGTATCACGGAAAAAAACATTGCTGATCTTGTGAAAAGAAGCGGCACTATTGAATTTCATTTCTCCGCGAAGCAGCTAATGGCAGATGGCGGTTACGTTTCCGATTTGTATCGTATCCGGAATATTATCAATCTTGCTCTTAATACATGGCAACTTTTGTCGAATGATAAGTAG